In Maylandia zebra isolate NMK-2024a linkage group LG12, Mzebra_GT3a, whole genome shotgun sequence, a single genomic region encodes these proteins:
- the cds1 gene encoding phosphatidate cytidylyltransferase 2 produces the protein MTELRKRGGGGADPDSADNISDKEADGDDRLGLAGDAEGECDGDSKADTPDYPLSTADTDNTPECLNKALEGLPPRWKNYWIRGVLSLAMISGFFLIIYMGPIALILVVMSVQIKCFQEIITIGYRVYHSYDLPWFRTLSWYFLICVNYFFYGETVADYFGALVQREEPLQFLARYHRFISFALYLAGFCMFVLSLVKKHYRLQFYMFAWTHVTLLIVVTQSHLVIQNLFEGMIWFIVPISIVICNDIMAYLFGFFFGRTPLIKLSPKKTWEGFIGGFFATVVFGFILAYLLSQFQCFVCPVGFNSESNSFTVECEPSDIFVMQEYTLPTVLQNTLTWKTVNLYPFAIHSIFLSSFGSLIGPFGGFFASGFKRAFKIKDFANTIPGHGGIMDRFDCQYLMATFTHVYIASFVRGPNPSKVLQQLLLLQPEQQLGIFHTLQSHLRDKGILPPAAVQAE, from the exons GAGGCTGATGGCGATGACAGGTTGGGGCTGGCAGGTGACGCAGAGGGAGAATGTGATGGCGACTCCAAAGCAGACACTCCAGATTATCCTCTCTCCACAGCAGACACAGACAACACTCCAGAATGCCTCAACAAAGCTCTGGAGGGGCTGCCGCCCAG ATGGAAGAACTACTGGATACGAGGCGTTCTGTCTTTAGCCATGATCTCTGGCTTCTTCCTCATTATATATATGGGACCTATTGCTCTTATACTTGTG GTCATGTCTGTCCAAATCAAGTGTTTCCAAGAAATTATCACCATTGGCTACAGAGTTTACCATTCCTATGACCTGCCATGGTTCAGGACACTAAGCTG GTACTTTCTGATTTGTGTCAACTACTTCTTCTATGGAGAAACTGTTGCAGATTACTTTGGGGCTCTGGTACAGAGGGAGGAACCTCTGCAGTTCCTGGCTCGATATCACCGCTTCATCTCCTTCGCGTTGTACCTCGCAG GTTTCTGCATGTTTGTGCTGAGTTTAGTGAAGAAACATTACCGCCTGCAGTTTTATATG TTTGCTTGGACCCATGTGACCCTGTTGATTGTGGTAACTCAGTCCCACCTTGTCATTCAGAACCTGTTTGAAGGAATGATCTG GTTCATCGTCCCCATCTCCATAGTGATCTGCAATGACATCATGGCCTACCTGTTTGGGTTCTTCTTTGGGAGGACTCCACTCATTAAG CTCTCACCCAAGAAGACCTGGGAGGGTTTCATCGGAGGGTTTTTCGCCACTGTCGTCTTTGGCTTCATT CTGGCCTACCTCCTCTCTCAGTTCCAGTGCTTTGTGTGTCCCGTGGGCTTCAACAGTGAGTCAAACAGCTTCACAGTCGAATGTGAGCCGTCTGACATCTTTGTGATGCAGGAGTACACACTTCCCACTGTGCTacaaaacacactgacatgG AAAACTGTCAACCTGTATCCCTTCGCGATCCACAGCATCTTCCTCTCGTCTTTTGGATCTCTCATCGGACCGTTTGGCGGCTTCTTTGCCAGCGGCTTCAAGCGAGCTTTTAAAATCAAA GACTTTGCCAATACCATCCCTGGCCATGGAGGCATCATGGACCGCTTCGACTGCCAGTACCTGATGGCCACCTTCACACACGTCTATATTGCCAGCTTTGTCAG AGGTCCGAACCCCAGCAAAGTGCTGCAGCaactgctgctgctccagccTGAGCAGCAGCTCGGCATCTTCCATACTCTGCAGTCCCACCTGAGAGACAAGGGCATCCTCCCACCTGCTGCTGTCCAGGCCGAGTGA
- the tmem175 gene encoding endosomal/lysosomal proton channel TMEM175 → MGENDDSDIIEHHVEEEMEKKGARSYAASSSFLESVSPSEREGHSSTQSSHRLLAYSDALISIIATVMILPVAHTKVENNEELRESLQGLLTTKIGVYLMTFLIVTVAWAAHIRLFQVVVRIDDCLALLNLACMMLITFLPYTFSLMATFPENILGILLFCGCVMVIGVIQSVIVLYAFSRPFLLNEQIQISENQTFYKHHILKVIMKVPIMCFFASIFSFIFFQLSYVLLAIVIFLPYISQCLKWCRSKAIGQVEETPDSMLFYTYLPNEPLSKERVEAFSDGVYAIVATLLILDICEDNVPDPTVVQKQFGGSLTAALRLYGPEYLAYFGSFATVGLLWFVHHSLFLHVTKATRFMGLLNTFSLAFVGGLPLAYQLTHEFPPNSHNELEAIQISCVIIFFAGIFQLAIWVVALYNEQETLHPYVRYGGREHVLMLAKLALYPCIALGTFFLTCILSKFSAPIFHLMEITVPFAFLVLRILVRLGLALLRLLFCPDRSDRRIVIEEEADETRVPFNALVT, encoded by the exons ATGGGGGAAAACGACGACAGCGACATCATAGAGCATCACGTcgaggaggagatggagaagAAAGGTGCGAGGAGCTACGCAGCTTCCTCCTCCTTCCTGGAGAGCGTCAGTCCGTCCGAGAGAGAGGGCCACAGCAGCACCCAGTCCTCCCACAGACTGCTGGCCTACAGCGATGCTCTCATCTCCATTATCGCCACTGTCATG ATTTTACCTGTTGCTCACACCAAAGTGGAAAATAATGAG GAATTGAGGGAGAGTCTTCAGGGTCTACTCACCACAAAGATCGGCGTTTACTTGATGACATTCCTCATTGTGACTGTTGCCTGGGCTGCTCATATCAG GTTGTTTCAAGTTGTTGTTCGTATCGATGACTGTCTCGCACTTCTGAACCTC GCCTGCATGATGCTGATAACCTTCCTCCCCTACACA TTTTCTTTAATGGCGACCTTTCCTGAGAACATCCTCGGGATTTTACTCTTCTGTGGTTGTGTGATGGTGATCGGCGTCATTCAG TCGGTGATTGTGTTGTACGCCTTCAGCCGCCCCTTCCTCCTGAATGAGCAGATCCAGATCTCAGAGAACCAGACCTTCTACAAACACCACATCCTCAAAGTCATCATGAAGGTTCCCATCATGTGCTTCTTCGCCAGCatcttctccttcatcttcttCCAGCTG TCTTACGTTCTCTTGGCCATCGTCATCTTCCTGCCTTACATCTCCCAGTGTTTGAAGTGGTGTCGCAGCAAAGCCATCG GTCAGGTGGAGGAAACTCCAGACTCCATGTTGTTCTACACCTACCTGCCTAACGAACCCCTCAGCAAAGAACGAGTGGAGGCTTTCAGCGACGGAGTTTATGCCATCGTAGCAACGCTTCTCATCTTGGACATATG CGAGGACAACGTCCCAGATCCCACAGTCGTGCAGAAGCAGTTTGGCGGCAGCCTGACAGCGGCTCTGCGGCTTTACGGCCCCGAGTACCTCGCCTACTTTGGTTCCTTCGCCACCGTCGGCCTTCTCTGGTTTGTCCATCACTCGCTTTTCCTCCATGTCACCAAGGCAACGCGCTTCATGGGCCTGCTGAACACCTTCTCGCTGGCGTTCGTCGGAGGTTTACCGTTAGCCTACCAGCTAACGCACGAGTTCCCGCCCAACTCTCACAATGAGCTGGAAGCCATTCAGATTAGCTGTGTGATCATTTTCTTCGCCGGTATTTTTCAGCTCGCCATTTGGGTGGTCGCTCTGTACAACGAACAGGAAACTCTGCACCCCTACGTGCGATACGGTGGACGTGAGCACGTGCTTATGCTAGCTAAGCTGGCTCTGTACCCCTGCATAGCTTTGGGGACGTTTTTCCTCACGTGCATTTTGAGTAAATTTAGTGCCCCGATTTTCCACCTGATGGAGATCACGGTGCCTTTTGCTTTTCTAGTGTTGAGGATTTTGGTGCGTCTCGGGTTAGCGCTGCTGCGGCTACTTTTCTGTCCTGACAGGTCCGATCGGAGGATCGTCATAGAGGAGGAAGCTGACGAAACAAGAGTGCCATTTAATGCTCTAGTTACATAG